One Hordeum vulgare subsp. vulgare chromosome 4H, MorexV3_pseudomolecules_assembly, whole genome shotgun sequence DNA window includes the following coding sequences:
- the LOC123449058 gene encoding 17.9 kDa class I heat shock protein-like, with product MSLIPRGNAFDPFSVDLWNPFDGFPFGSGSSSSGGSLFPSFPRTSSDTAAFAGARIDWKETPEAHVFKADVPGLKKEEVKVEVEDGNILQISGERNKEQEEKTDTWHRVERSSGKFLRRFRLPEDAKADQIKAAMENGVLTVTVPKEEAKKPEIKSIQISG from the coding sequence ATGTCGCTGATTCCCCGCGGCAACGCCTTCGACCCCTTCTCCGTCGACCTCTGGAACCCCTTCGACGGCTTCCCCTTCGgctccggcagcagcagcagtggTGGCAGCCTCTTCCCCTCGTTCCCGCGCACATCCTCTGACACGGCGGCCTTCGCTGGGGCGCGCATCGACTGGAAGGAGACGCCCGAGGCGCACGTGTTCAAGGCGGACGTGCCGGGGctgaagaaggaggaggtgaaggtggaggtggaggacgGCAACATCCTCCAGATCAGCGGCGAGCGGaacaaggagcaggaggagaagacggACACCTGGCACAGGGTGGAGCGCAGCAGCGGCAAGTTCCTGCGCAGGTTCAGGCTCCCGGAGGACGCCAAGGCGGACCAGATCAAGGCGGCCATGGAGAACGGTGTGCTCACCGTCACTGTGCCCAAAGAGGAGGCCAAGAAACCCGAGATCAAGTCCATCCAGATCTCCGGCTAG